The Stieleria maiorica genome includes the window GCAAACCTGATGACGCCACGGCTTTACCGAACAAGTTTGCGTTCTTGTGGCCGAAGCGTCGGTCGGCTTGATTGATGTGCACGACCATCGACACGTCGACCGTGTCATTGATCGCAGCGACATCAAACCCCAAGTCCAGCGCCGCCATTTCTCGTTGCTTGGCTTTCATCGATCGCCGCCAGCGATCCGCGTCGACCCGAAACGTTCTGGGAGAACGCCACTCGGCGACGGTCGACTTTTCGGAAAAGTAGTCCAGGCTATAAACGGCCGAGCTGCCGACTTCGCGATAGCTCCGCGAAATGCTGACGATCATCGACGCGCTGTCGGGCAGGTCGGTCGCCAAGGAAATCGTCAGCGTGTCGTCCAGGCGGCTGGCTTGGATCTCAAACCGGTCGCAAAGGATCAGCGACGGATCATTGACACGCGACAGGGGCGGCATAACGCCGGTGGTCCGGGGGCGGTCTTCGGGGAACAGCGGGCTGGGGTTCTGTTCTTCCAGCCGAGATTGTTCCTGGACGTAGTGAAAGAGCGCCTCGGCGGTTTGAAGATCGGCGTCGAACTGATCGCTTCCCAGGTAGCTTTCCAGGTTGCCTTGTCCCCGCAGTGCCGTTGCCAGCGCGTCGCGATCATAGCGGCCCAGGATGACGTACGCGTCTTTGGCTTGCTCGATCAATTCCGGTAGGTCATCAAACGTCAGGATCGGGTTGCGCCGGATCATTCCGTCGGCTTGGACGAGCATGCGTTGTGCCTCCAGCCCATCGCCCAGCGTTCGGGCGACGTCGGCGGGGATTGCCGTGCGGGGTGTTGAGGCGACGAGGGATGACTGGATGCTGGATTGCGGGGGCGCGGGGCGGTCGTCTTGTCCGATCGTGACGACCAGTGTGATCGCTAGAATCGCGACCGCGAGCACAACGTACTTCATGCTGAATTCTCAGGGAAAACGTTCATTTATCGGGGGCTTCTGCAAGCCTAGGTCACACCTTCCCGGCGGGGGGCGTTCGGTAATCACCTCGGGAGAGATCAAACCACACGACCTCGGCGGATGCGTGAATTCGGGACGCCGTCGGCTGGTCTTGGTCCCGCGGCCGGTCCCGCGGTGATAAGATTGAGGCTTGGCAAATGAAGACTTCGTCGAGGGACAAACGCAGTGAAAGTCGGCAGCGGTGGTGGATTTCGGGCGATTCTGTACACCTTTAAAAAAGGGCGTGAAGCGGGCGGCGTCTGGAAGCTGTTCAAAGCGATGCGGACCCGCAACAGTTGCAAGACCTGCGCCGTCGGAATGGGCGGACAAAAAGGCGGGATGGTCAACGAGCTGGGCCATTCCTTCGAGGTCTGTAAGAAGAGCATGCAGGCGATGGTCGCCGACATGCAGCCGGGCATCGATCCGAATTTTTGGAAACAGAATTCGATCGAGCAACTGCAGAAGCTCTCGCCGCGCGAGCTGGAATCACTCGGTCGGCTGATCCATCCCCTGCGTTATCGGCAAGGCCAATCGCACTACGAGGTGATCACGTGGAAGGAGGCCTTTGAAAGCATCGCGTCGAAATTGACGGCGACTCCGGCCGACGAAACGTTCTGGTACTTCAGCGGACGCAGCAGCAACGAAGCCGGGTTTTTGTTGCAACTGTTGGCACGGGTTTACGGCACCAACAACGTCAACAATTGCAGCTACTACTGCCATCAAGCCAGCGGCGTCGGTCTGCAGAGCAGCGTCGGCAGCGGCACGGCGACGATCGTGTTGGAGGATCTGGAAAAAGCGGACACGGTGTTTCTGATCGGCGGCAACCCGGCCAGCAACCACCCGCGGTTGATGACCAGTTTGATGCGGGTGCGTCGTGCCGGCGGCAAGGTGATCGTGATCAATCCCGTGCGTGAAACGGGACTGATCAACTTCCGGATCCCCAGCGATCCGATCTCGCTGTTGGCCGGCACCAAGATCGCCAGCCACTACGTCCAGCCGCACATCGGTGGTGATCTGGCGTTGTTGTGGGGACTGGCCAAAGCGACCAAGTCACTCGGTGCGTTCGACAACGACTTTCTGTCCCAGCACACCAACGGTTCGCAAGAGTGGTTGGCCGCGGTCGATGATCTGTCGTGGCAGGAAATCGAAACCAAGTCCGGCGTCGCCCGCAGCGAAATCGAATCGATCGCCCAGCTGTATGCCGCATCGAAGAAGTGTGTGTTTTCGTGGACGATGGGAATCACCCATCACGCCCACGGTGTTGACAATGTCCAGGCGATCGCCAACTTGGCGTTCGCCCGCGGCATGGTCGGTCGTCCGGGGTGTGGGTTGATGCCGATCCGAGGTCACAGCAATGTGCAGGGTATCGGATCGGTCGGTGTGACGCCGAAGCTGAAGGGTCAGATCTTCGCCGCGTTGCAAGACAAGTTCGGCGTTCAATTGCCCGAGACGCCTGGCAAAGACACATTGGCGTGCATGGAGTCGGCCGCGAGCGGTGAGATCAAGGTCGGCTTTTGCCTGGGCGGCAACCTGTACGGATCGAATCCCGATTCGACGTTCGCCGATCGCGCTCTGTCCAATCTGGAATTGAACGTGATGATGAACACGACGATGAACACCGGGCACGCGCACGGGCTGGCAAAGGAGACGATCATTTTGCCGGTGCTGGCGCGCGACGAAGAACCGGCGCCGACGACCCAGGAGTCGATGTTCAACTTTGTCCGTTTAAGTGACGGCGGGCCGGCACGGTTGCCCGGGCCGCGCAGTGAAGTCTCGGTGATCGCCGCGGTCGGCAAGGCCGTCGTGCCCGACGCGCCCGGAATCGACTGGGATGACCTGGCTCAACCGTCGACGATTCGCAAGTGGATCGGCGCCGTCGTCCCCGGTTACGGCAAGATCGCACAGATCGACGCGACCAAAGAAGAGTTTCAAATCGAAGGCCGCACCTTTCACGATCCCAAGTTCGGAACGGCCGATGGTAAGGGCGTGCTGCATTGCCACCGTCTGCCGGAACTGAAGGGAACCGAAAACAATCATCTGCGATTGATGACCGTGCGTAGCGAAGGCCAATTCAACACCGTCGTCTACGAGGAGGAGGATCTGTATCGCAACCAGGAACGTCGCGATTTGATCTTGATCCACCCGGACGACCTGAAACGATTCGGACTCCAGAACGACCAACGAGTCACCGTCAAAAGTGACACCGGTTCGATGAGCGGGATTTTGGCGCGGTCCTACGATTCGATTCGCAGCGGAAACGCGTTGATGTATTATCCGGAATCCAACGTGCTGGTCGCCCGGCACGCCGACCCGCAAAGCAAGACGCCCGCGTTCAAGGGTGTGGTCGTCGAACTGGTCGCCGAATGACGATGCCGCCGGGCCGGATGACGCAGGGATTGTCGTTTTGCGACAAGGCTGCCATCGCTGGGCGAACGAGCTACACTAGCAGTCCGCCGCCGCTCAATGTTCGGGTTTGCGTCGTAGCGGAAGCCGCCAAGGCTTTCGGCCCCAGGTGCGGCGTCGCCGCGCCCGTGCGAAACTCTTGGCGAGTTCCGCTACCGGAAAACCACGCGGCGGCGGAAGACGAGTCTGATGCACCCCTTCACCACCTTCAGTCCCACCGCCCACCTTCGCCCTATGACCCACCGTCTACGAATCGTTTTTTCGGTCGTGCTGTTCAGCGCGCTTTTCACCAACGTCGTCTCCGCCGCGCCGCCCAACATCGTCCTGCTGCTCAGTGATGACATGGCCTGGACGGATTATGGGTTCATGGGACACCCGGACATTCAAACACCGAACTTGGACAAACTGGCGTCGGAGTCCGCGGTGTTCCCCCGCGGCTATGTGCCGACCGGGTTGTGCCGACCGTCCTTGGCGACGCTGTTGACCGGACACTATGCATCGACGCACGGTGTGACCGGCAACGATCCGTCACCCAAGTACGCGGCCCGCGATTCCGAACTGTTCAACCAGCGACGGGCGCAACTGATTTCGTATCTGGATCAATTCGAAACCGTCCCCGAAGCGCTCGGCAAGCTCGGCTACCTGAGCCATCAAAGTGGCAAGTTGTGGGAGGGCAGTTATCAGAACGCCGGTTTCACCCATGGGATGACGCGAGGGTTTCCCGAAAAAGGCGGACGTCACGGCGATGACGGATTGAGCATCGGTCGCCAGGGTATCGAGCCGATCAACGAGTTCCTGGATCTGGCGGTTGACCAAAACAAGCCGTTCTATCTGTGGTACGCCCCGTTCATGCCGCACACCCCGCACACGCCGCCAAAGCGTCTGTTGGACAAATACCGCGACGGACGACCGATCACGATCGCCAAGTATTACGCGATGTGTGAATGGTTTGACGAAACCTGCGGCCAGTTGATGGAATCACTGCGGCAGCGTGGGCTCGATGACAACACCTTGATCGTCTATCTGACCGACAACGGCTGGATTCAAGATCCGGAGAAAAACGGCTACGCCCCGCGGAGCAAGCAAACGCCGTATGAGGGTGGAGTAAGAACGCCGATCTTTTACTGGATGCCGGGCAAGATCAAGGCCGGCACGCGTCCCGAATTGGTCAGCAGCATCGACATCTATCCGACCATGTTGGCTGCCGCCGGTGCGCCCGTGCCGGACGATCGGCCGGGGTTGAACCTGATGCCTCACCTGACCGGCGGCGATGCAATCCCCCGGGAGACGATTTTTGGCGAAGGGTTCGCACACGACATCGCCGACGTCGAAGATCCCGAAGCCACCTTGCTGTACCGTTGGTGCATTCAGGGCAAATGGAAATTGCTGCTGACGTATGATGGTGAGGTCAATCGATACCAGTCGACACATCCGCGGACCGAAAAAGGGCCACAGCTGTTCGATCTGATCGCCGATCCGACCGAAGAGAAAAATCTGGCGAAACAGCATCCCGAGGTTGTTGCCCGACTCGCCGAAAAGATCCATCAATGGTACCCCGTCAAACGAGCCAAAACGATCACGACGCCATCGCTATGATTCGAACACTTTCACCTTTGTTGTTTCCACTTTCGTTGTGGATGTCAGTTTGTTTCGCCGCGACGTCTGCCCACGCCGGCAAGTACAACACGGTCCTGGACATCGGGGACAGTGCCCCGGCCTGGAACGCACTGCCCGGCACCGACGGACGCAAACACTCCCTCGAATCGCTCGCGGATTCCAAGGTGGTGGTCGTCGTGTTCACGTGTAATTCGTGCCCCTACGCGGTCGATGCCGAACAACGCATCAACGGACTTGTCGATCGTTACCAGGGCAAGTCCGTCGCGGTGGTGGCGATCAATGTCAACAAGGTCGACGAGGACCGATTGCCGGCGATGAAGCAGCGGGCCGAGGAGCAGGGATTGAAGTACGCGTACCTGTGGGACGAATCACAGCAGATCGCCAAGGATTATGGGGCCAAGTACACGCCCGAGTTTTTCGTGTTGGATGACGAACGCAAGGTCGTCTACATGGGAGCGATGGATGACAGCCCCGCCGGTGATGAGGTGACGAAGACCTATGTCATCGACGCGGTGGATGCTGCTTTGTCTGGCAACCCAGTCGCGGTCACCGAGACGATTCCGATCGGTTGTCGGATTCGGATCGAGCGCCAGCGTCGCAAGTCGTCGCGGTGAATCATCAACGACGTGAGTTTCATGCCCCACGGCGTCCGCGTAATAAGTTGACGGCCGTGTTGGTCGGTGCGGCCGGCGCGATCGGATTCGCCCTGTTCACCGGGTTGTTGCTGCTGGTCAACGGCACCGCCGTTCTGGTCTTCTTTGGTGCGTTGGTTGATGCAAATCCGGCTTGGGCGGAACGCAAAGGGCTGATTCAATTCGGACTGTTCGCCCTGCCGCTGGGCATGGTCGTGATCGAATGGCTGGTGTGGGATTTTTTGTGCGGGTTGTTGCGGCGCGAGGGGCGGGGGAGCGGGGGAGCCGGAAGGCAGAATGATCCGGGGCAGAATGATGAAGAGACCGGGCAAAACGATGGGGGCAAAACGATGGGGGCAGAATGGAGGCGTTAAAATGGAAAAAGAAGTGTGGCGGGAATGGTTAGCCGGATGCGTCAGCAATCGGTCCAAACATCATTCTGCCCCGAATTGTTCTGCCTGCTCCCTACCGCAGACCGACTCCACGGGCCGCTCGCTTACCGACCTGTCGATTTAATCAGCCGTTTGGCGCGAGCCTACGGGCGCCAGAGCGTTTTCTTGGTACAGGAAGCCCGTACGCTCGCGCGAAACGGCTGATCCCACGTGTGATCGGACTAAATCAACAGGCCGTTACGCGTCCCGCTGGCATGGCTTTCGAATCGTTTTGCCAGCTCTACCGATCGATCGCTTTCGTCGGCTTGGGTTTCCAGCGTCCCATCAGGGCGACAAAGCTGGGGACCAGAATGGTGCGGACGTAGAACGTGTCGATCAGCACGCCCAGGCCGAGTGCGAAGCCGAGTTCGATGATCCCGCGAAGCCCGATCGCCGCGTCCGATTCGATGCCCAACAGGTGCAACAATCCGGGCATCCACGCCGAGGCGGTCATACTGAAGAATGTCGCCGCCATCACCATGCCGCAGGCCGTGATGATGCCGCCGGTCCGGGAGACCGCGTGGCGGAGGGCCGATAGCCAACCGCTTTTGCGTTGTTCTTCAACGATCCGCGTGACCAGATAGACGTTGTAGTCCTGGCCGACCGCGACCAGGATCACGAACAGGAACAGGGGAAGTTTCCAGTCCAGACCGACGTATTGATCCGCATAGATGCCACGGAAGAACAGCACCGTTAACCCGAGCGTCGCGTAATAGCTGAGTAGGACGGTAAAGATCAGATACAGGCACAGGCCCAGTCGTCGAATGACGGCGATCAGCACCAGCAGGACGGCCAGCACGACCGCGATTTTGATCCGCTGGTTATCGGCGATGGTGACGGTTCGCAGGTCGATGATTGAGGGCGTGGTGCCGGCCAGGTAGACGCTCGATCCGGCCCAGTCCGAATTCGGATCACGGGCGATCTCGTTGAGTGTCTGGCCGATTTGCGAAACCAGTGTTTGTGTCTTCAGTGCAAACGGATCGCCTTCGATGATCACATCCAGGCGTGCCAGTCGGTCCTGAAAACGGGTGCTGTTGGAGAAGAAGTAGTTTTGTGCAACGCGGTGTTGCTGCAACGCCCTTCGTTTCCACGCGTCACTGCTTAACAGTCCCATCTCGCGGTCGGGCGGGAAGTCGCCCAGCGGATCGTTCGGCGTTCGCACGGCGACGACGCCCGGTTGGGCGTACAGCAGATCGGACAGGCTTTTGAGTTGCTTTTTTAGTATTTCGCGGGGTTCGTCTTCCGGGCGAACCATCAAGATCGTCACCGGATTGATCTCGCCGATCTTGAAGTGATCCGAGAGCAACCGGTAGCCGCGCCGGCTGGGCGCATCGGTGTCCAATTGGCTGCTCAAGTTGTACGTCACGGAATCTTCGTGGATCCATCCGTACCATCCCGGGACGGCCAGGACGACGATGCCAAGCAGAAAAGCCGTCAACGGGCGGCGGGTCAGCACGATCGCGATCCACTCCCACAAACCGCTCGACCGACGCGCCGCCTTTGAATCGCTATCCGAGGCAACCGACAACAACGAACGCGTCGTTGTTTCGTCCGGGGTAACCACGTTGGGCCAGAACACGCGTGGACCGAGCGCACGCAGCAGTGCCGGGGCGAGTGTCAAACAAACGACCAGTCCGACCAACAGACAGATCGCGATGATGGGGCCGGTGTAATGGTACTTGCCGAATTGCGCAAACCAGAGCGTGCCGAGTCCGAAGACGGTCGTCAGCGCGCTGCCGAGCAACGCCGACGTGACGCCCCGCAACGCCCTGCGGCAGGCGACGGGCCACTCCGCCAACGCCGCTTCTTCGCGGAGCCGCGAGATCAAAAACAGGCAGTAATCCGTTCCCGCGCCGAACAGGATCACGACGATAAAGATCCGGCTGGTGGTGAACACACGGATGTCCAACCAGGGCACGACACCCTCGATCGACCACTGCGTCAACGTGGCCACCATCGACGTGGAAACGACGACGGCGACGCCGATGGAAACCATC containing:
- a CDS encoding FdhF/YdeP family oxidoreductase; translated protein: MKVGSGGGFRAILYTFKKGREAGGVWKLFKAMRTRNSCKTCAVGMGGQKGGMVNELGHSFEVCKKSMQAMVADMQPGIDPNFWKQNSIEQLQKLSPRELESLGRLIHPLRYRQGQSHYEVITWKEAFESIASKLTATPADETFWYFSGRSSNEAGFLLQLLARVYGTNNVNNCSYYCHQASGVGLQSSVGSGTATIVLEDLEKADTVFLIGGNPASNHPRLMTSLMRVRRAGGKVIVINPVRETGLINFRIPSDPISLLAGTKIASHYVQPHIGGDLALLWGLAKATKSLGAFDNDFLSQHTNGSQEWLAAVDDLSWQEIETKSGVARSEIESIAQLYAASKKCVFSWTMGITHHAHGVDNVQAIANLAFARGMVGRPGCGLMPIRGHSNVQGIGSVGVTPKLKGQIFAALQDKFGVQLPETPGKDTLACMESAASGEIKVGFCLGGNLYGSNPDSTFADRALSNLELNVMMNTTMNTGHAHGLAKETIILPVLARDEEPAPTTQESMFNFVRLSDGGPARLPGPRSEVSVIAAVGKAVVPDAPGIDWDDLAQPSTIRKWIGAVVPGYGKIAQIDATKEEFQIEGRTFHDPKFGTADGKGVLHCHRLPELKGTENNHLRLMTVRSEGQFNTVVYEEEDLYRNQERRDLILIHPDDLKRFGLQNDQRVTVKSDTGSMSGILARSYDSIRSGNALMYYPESNVLVARHADPQSKTPAFKGVVVELVAE
- a CDS encoding sulfatase family protein — translated: MTHRLRIVFSVVLFSALFTNVVSAAPPNIVLLLSDDMAWTDYGFMGHPDIQTPNLDKLASESAVFPRGYVPTGLCRPSLATLLTGHYASTHGVTGNDPSPKYAARDSELFNQRRAQLISYLDQFETVPEALGKLGYLSHQSGKLWEGSYQNAGFTHGMTRGFPEKGGRHGDDGLSIGRQGIEPINEFLDLAVDQNKPFYLWYAPFMPHTPHTPPKRLLDKYRDGRPITIAKYYAMCEWFDETCGQLMESLRQRGLDDNTLIVYLTDNGWIQDPEKNGYAPRSKQTPYEGGVRTPIFYWMPGKIKAGTRPELVSSIDIYPTMLAAAGAPVPDDRPGLNLMPHLTGGDAIPRETIFGEGFAHDIADVEDPEATLLYRWCIQGKWKLLLTYDGEVNRYQSTHPRTEKGPQLFDLIADPTEEKNLAKQHPEVVARLAEKIHQWYPVKRAKTITTPSL
- a CDS encoding thioredoxin family protein; the encoded protein is MIRTLSPLLFPLSLWMSVCFAATSAHAGKYNTVLDIGDSAPAWNALPGTDGRKHSLESLADSKVVVVVFTCNSCPYAVDAEQRINGLVDRYQGKSVAVVAINVNKVDEDRLPAMKQRAEEQGLKYAYLWDESQQIAKDYGAKYTPEFFVLDDERKVVYMGAMDDSPAGDEVTKTYVIDAVDAALSGNPVAVTETIPIGCRIRIERQRRKSSR
- a CDS encoding MMPL family transporter, which translates into the protein MLADFTERLARFVTERWRLMLALWITATVVLFATAPHWKDIAYDGDFEYLPERMTTVASARILDEAFPGDRARSQIVIVLGRKATPLDKNDLMVGDDLLRRLHHRFGEVCWQRAITLGYTGGAIEQAPEPAQRWLTRALESLDHCIAVDQRFYERFADSVPDLPPTLTQPRMAIAYFDRANLLRQIGGDDQQASNDDRDARILVPDIETLAIPIAQRDLTAWASLLDLLSWDDAVLGSLLTKPSARLAVMQLSSELAATENINTVESVGEILDQVRSYSLARIPEREGRAEHLELEMTGSAAIGGETLIASRDAIRYTESITVIMILLILTLVYRAPLLVAVPMVSIGVAVVVSTSMVATLTQWSIEGVVPWLDIRVFTTSRIFIVVILFGAGTDYCLFLISRLREEAALAEWPVACRRALRGVTSALLGSALTTVFGLGTLWFAQFGKYHYTGPIIAICLLVGLVVCLTLAPALLRALGPRVFWPNVVTPDETTTRSLLSVASDSDSKAARRSSGLWEWIAIVLTRRPLTAFLLGIVVLAVPGWYGWIHEDSVTYNLSSQLDTDAPSRRGYRLLSDHFKIGEINPVTILMVRPEDEPREILKKQLKSLSDLLYAQPGVVAVRTPNDPLGDFPPDREMGLLSSDAWKRRALQQHRVAQNYFFSNSTRFQDRLARLDVIIEGDPFALKTQTLVSQIGQTLNEIARDPNSDWAGSSVYLAGTTPSIIDLRTVTIADNQRIKIAVVLAVLLVLIAVIRRLGLCLYLIFTVLLSYYATLGLTVLFFRGIYADQYVGLDWKLPLFLFVILVAVGQDYNVYLVTRIVEEQRKSGWLSALRHAVSRTGGIITACGMVMAATFFSMTASAWMPGLLHLLGIESDAAIGLRGIIELGFALGLGVLIDTFYVRTILVPSFVALMGRWKPKPTKAIDR